Proteins from a genomic interval of Quercus lobata isolate SW786 chromosome 11, ValleyOak3.0 Primary Assembly, whole genome shotgun sequence:
- the LOC115968749 gene encoding transmembrane emp24 domain-containing protein p24delta3-like, whose protein sequence is MMMMMMMMMGRKGFYLSVIWFLVSHVVLKKCDAIWMKVPATGTKCVSEELQSNVVVLADYVVVPENDHPHLTPTIAVKVTSPYGNNLHNNENATIGQFAFTTKEAGNYLACFWVDGHNQGGGDLSVNLDWRTGIAAKDWESVARKEKIEGVELELRKLEGAVEAIHENLLYLKTREAEMRMVSESTNSRVAWLSIMSLGVCIAVSALQLWHLKRFFQKKKLI, encoded by the exons atgatgatgatgatgatgatgatgatggggcGGAAGGGGTTTTATTTGTCGGTTATATGGTTTTTGGTAAGCCACGTGGTATTGAAGAAATGCGATGCCATTTGGATGAAAGTACCGGCCACCGGTACCAAGTGCGTGTCGGAAGAACTCCAGAGCAACGTCGTCGTTCTAGCTGATTACGTCGTCGTTCCCGAAAACGATCACCCCCACCTCACTCCCACCATCGCTGTCAAG GTGACATCACCATATGGAAATAATCTTCATAATAATGAGAACGCAACAATTGGACAATTTGCTTTTACAACTAAGGAGGCTGGCAACTACCTGGCATGTTTCTGGGTGGATGGACATAACCAAGGAGGTGGAGATTTAAGTGTAAACCTTGACTGGAGAACTGGAATTGCAGCAAAAGATTGGGAATCAGTTGCAAGAAAAGAGAAGATTGAG GGTGTTGAACTTGAACTGAGGAAACTTGAAGGAGCAGTGGAGGCAATTCATGAGAATTTACTCTATCTCAAGACCAG AGAAGCAGAAATGAGGATGGTGAGTGAATCAACAAATTCCAGGGTGGCATGGCTCAGTATTATGTCCCTGGGTGTCTGCATCGCAGTTTCGGCTTTACAGTTATGGCACTTGAAGCGGTTCTTTCAAAAGAAGAAGCTTATTTAG